A genomic stretch from Neodiprion fabricii isolate iyNeoFabr1 chromosome 3, iyNeoFabr1.1, whole genome shotgun sequence includes:
- the LOC124178178 gene encoding 5'-AMP-activated protein kinase subunit beta-1 isoform X2, whose amino-acid sequence MGNAGSHVPGHHSSSVVRESHHRHGKDHPPSSPGKDGQAFIFDKKPSQKLVFQSSHDEEEPYYTKAGPGDGDNFGPGRPRSNTVSEGTKVSDSKVLPTVFKWEGGGKQVYISGTFTEWKTLPMVKSHGDFVTIIDLPEGEHQYKFYVDGEWRHDPGLKIVDNGLGSKNNLVSVKQSDFEVFQALAKDSEGIISSAQTEYSQEIPPNKPWEKVAGPPVLPPHLFVNQRFYLSQTTLC is encoded by the exons ATGGGTAACGCAGGCAGCCATGTTCCTGGACATCATAGTAGTAGCGTAGTACGAGAAAGTCATCACAGACATGGCAAGGATCATCCACCTTCCTCCCCTGGAAAAGATGGACAAGCttttatttttgacaaaaagCCAAGTCAAAAGCTAGTCTTTCAATCGTCTCACGACGAGGAAGAGCCTTATTACACAAAG GCTGGTCCAGGAGATGGGGACAACTTTGGACCTGGGCGTCCTCGTTCAAATACAGTATCTGAGGGAACCAAAGTTTCCGATAGCAAAGTATTACCGACTGTGTTCAAATGGGAAGGAGGTGGTAAACAAGTATATATCAGTGGTACTTTCACGGAATGGAAAACATTACCAATGGTTAAAAGCCACGGAGATTTTGTGACGATCATCGATTTGCCCGAGGGTGAACATCAATACAAATTCTATGTAGATGGGGAATGGAGACATGATCCAGGATTG aaaatcgTTGACAACGGTTTGGGATCAAAGAATAACCTTGTCTCAGTGAAACAATCAGATTTCGAGGTCTTCCAAGCGCTAGCAAAAGACAGCGAAGGAATAATTAGCAGTGCTCAGACAGAATACAGTCAAGAGATTCCGCCAAATAAGCCTTGGGAAAAAGTTGCTGGCCCTCCAGTCTTGCCACCACACTTATT TGTGAACCAACGCTTCTACCTGAGCCAAACCACGTTATGTTGA
- the LOC124178178 gene encoding 5'-AMP-activated protein kinase subunit beta-1 isoform X1, which translates to MGNAGSHVPGHHSSSVVRESHHRHGKDHPPSSPGKDGQAFIFDKKPSQKLVFQSSHDEEEPYYTKAGPGDGDNFGPGRPRSNTVSEGTKVSDSKVLPTVFKWEGGGKQVYISGTFTEWKTLPMVKSHGDFVTIIDLPEGEHQYKFYVDGEWRHDPGLKIVDNGLGSKNNLVSVKQSDFEVFQALAKDSEGIISSAQTEYSQEIPPNKPWEKVAGPPVLPPHLLQVILNKDTPMSCEPTLLPEPNHVMLNHLYALSIKDSVMVLSATHRYRKKYVTTLLYKPI; encoded by the exons ATGGGTAACGCAGGCAGCCATGTTCCTGGACATCATAGTAGTAGCGTAGTACGAGAAAGTCATCACAGACATGGCAAGGATCATCCACCTTCCTCCCCTGGAAAAGATGGACAAGCttttatttttgacaaaaagCCAAGTCAAAAGCTAGTCTTTCAATCGTCTCACGACGAGGAAGAGCCTTATTACACAAAG GCTGGTCCAGGAGATGGGGACAACTTTGGACCTGGGCGTCCTCGTTCAAATACAGTATCTGAGGGAACCAAAGTTTCCGATAGCAAAGTATTACCGACTGTGTTCAAATGGGAAGGAGGTGGTAAACAAGTATATATCAGTGGTACTTTCACGGAATGGAAAACATTACCAATGGTTAAAAGCCACGGAGATTTTGTGACGATCATCGATTTGCCCGAGGGTGAACATCAATACAAATTCTATGTAGATGGGGAATGGAGACATGATCCAGGATTG aaaatcgTTGACAACGGTTTGGGATCAAAGAATAACCTTGTCTCAGTGAAACAATCAGATTTCGAGGTCTTCCAAGCGCTAGCAAAAGACAGCGAAGGAATAATTAGCAGTGCTCAGACAGAATACAGTCAAGAGATTCCGCCAAATAAGCCTTGGGAAAAAGTTGCTGGCCCTCCAGTCTTGCCACCACACTTATTGCAAGTTATTTTGAACAAGGACACTCCCATGTCT TGTGAACCAACGCTTCTACCTGAGCCAAACCACGTTATGTTGAATCACCTTTATGCCTTGAGCATCAAAGACAGTGTGATGGTTCTTTCGGCCACCCATCGTTATCGCAAAAAATACGTTACAACTCTACTCTACAAGCCtatataa